One window of Corynebacterium doosanense CAU 212 = DSM 45436 genomic DNA carries:
- a CDS encoding biotin/lipoyl-containing protein: MQIHAPFAGIVRYHVSAGQQVATGDVLATVEAVKLEAPVAAPGPGTVGTLSRADFSDVQGGDLLCEVGE, translated from the coding sequence ATGCAGATTCACGCCCCTTTCGCCGGCATCGTCCGCTATCACGTATCCGCAGGGCAGCAGGTGGCCACGGGCGACGTGCTCGCCACCGTCGAGGCCGTCAAGCTGGAGGCCCCCGTGGCGGCCCCGGGCCCGGGGACCGTCGGCACGCTCAGCCGCGCCGACTTCTCCGACGTCCAGGGCGGCGACCTCCTCTGCGAGGTGGGCGAATGA
- a CDS encoding ATP-dependent DNA helicase RecG, protein MLGWRDDRQLAEVLPAKEAKALKSAFGYTRCWQVLEHYPRRYARHGEGTDLAAVEEGDVVTTIGVVERVEFIDKGKHKIFRFHVADQSGGRFVATYFNAGYVARVLTQGARAIFSGKVTHFRGQAQMQHPDYLVLTGPGKEKQPATGSLKALNEYGSLHELLGDREWIPVYPASAKISSWRIMGAVWEILETLPKIPEPLDYHPFGMPSFDQAIRLIHAPDERGPDGPLLRLKYNEALGLALAMALRRADNLEHRAPELPRIDAGLHTALLESLPFPLTEGQQQMLGQVSGDLSRARPMSRLLQGEVGSGKTIVALLAMLQAVDNGRQCAMLVPTEVLAAQHARSLTRTLAAAGSSATVVALTGSMPTAAKREALLNIVSGQVDIVVGTHALIQDTVEFFDLGFVVVDEQHRFGVEQRDQLRSKGRGDFTPHLLVMTATPIPRTIAMTVFGDLAISTLRELPGGRKPIQSALVPEARPAWVARAWSRIREEILAGRQAYVVCPRIEGEGGVLEMHEHLQNELFPDLSVGLLHGRLRGEEKDAVMADFSRGGIDVLVATTVIEVGVDVPNATVMLVRESELFGVSQLHQLRGRVGRGGHESLCLFHTLALPGSTSFDRVSAVAATSDGFELANLDLAQRQEGDVLGTSQSGTARTVKLLNLLEDYPVIERANEDAALMVGRDRARAERLVADIEEQARQYLEKN, encoded by the coding sequence GTGCTCGGGTGGCGCGACGACCGGCAGCTCGCCGAGGTCCTGCCCGCCAAGGAGGCCAAGGCCCTCAAGTCGGCCTTCGGTTACACCCGCTGCTGGCAGGTGCTCGAGCACTACCCGCGCCGCTACGCCCGCCACGGGGAGGGGACGGATCTCGCCGCGGTCGAGGAGGGCGACGTGGTCACCACCATCGGCGTGGTGGAGCGGGTCGAGTTCATCGACAAGGGCAAACACAAAATTTTCCGCTTCCACGTGGCGGATCAGTCGGGTGGCCGGTTCGTGGCCACCTACTTCAACGCCGGGTACGTCGCCCGGGTGCTCACCCAGGGTGCGCGGGCAATCTTCTCCGGCAAGGTCACCCACTTCCGCGGCCAGGCGCAGATGCAGCACCCGGACTACCTCGTGCTCACCGGGCCGGGGAAGGAGAAGCAGCCCGCGACGGGTTCACTCAAGGCGCTCAACGAGTACGGCTCCCTGCACGAGCTGCTGGGCGATCGCGAATGGATCCCTGTCTACCCGGCCTCGGCGAAGATCTCGTCCTGGCGCATCATGGGCGCGGTGTGGGAGATCCTGGAGACCCTGCCCAAGATTCCCGAGCCGCTCGACTACCACCCCTTCGGCATGCCCAGCTTCGACCAGGCGATCCGGCTCATCCACGCCCCCGACGAGCGCGGCCCGGACGGCCCGCTGCTGCGGCTGAAGTACAACGAGGCCCTCGGCCTCGCGCTGGCGATGGCCCTGCGCCGCGCGGACAACCTCGAGCACCGCGCCCCGGAACTTCCGCGTATCGACGCCGGCCTGCACACCGCCCTGCTGGAATCACTCCCGTTCCCGCTGACGGAGGGGCAGCAGCAGATGCTGGGCCAGGTCAGCGGCGACCTCTCCCGCGCCCGGCCCATGAGCCGACTGCTGCAGGGGGAGGTCGGCTCGGGCAAGACGATCGTCGCGCTGCTGGCCATGCTGCAGGCGGTGGACAACGGCCGCCAGTGCGCCATGCTCGTGCCCACGGAGGTCCTGGCGGCCCAGCACGCACGCTCGCTGACCAGGACCCTCGCGGCGGCGGGGTCCTCGGCCACTGTGGTGGCGCTGACGGGGTCGATGCCCACCGCGGCCAAACGGGAGGCGCTGCTGAACATTGTCTCCGGGCAGGTGGACATCGTCGTGGGCACACACGCGCTGATCCAGGACACGGTGGAGTTTTTCGACCTGGGGTTCGTCGTCGTCGATGAGCAGCACCGTTTCGGCGTGGAGCAGCGCGACCAGCTGCGCTCCAAGGGCCGGGGCGATTTCACCCCGCACCTGCTGGTCATGACGGCCACCCCGATTCCGCGCACCATCGCCATGACGGTGTTCGGTGACCTGGCCATCTCTACGCTGCGGGAGCTGCCCGGTGGCCGCAAACCCATCCAGTCCGCCCTTGTCCCGGAGGCCCGGCCGGCGTGGGTGGCCCGGGCGTGGAGCCGCATCCGCGAGGAGATCCTCGCCGGCCGTCAGGCCTACGTGGTCTGCCCGCGCATCGAAGGCGAGGGAGGGGTGCTGGAGATGCACGAGCACCTGCAGAACGAGCTGTTCCCCGATCTCAGCGTGGGCCTCCTGCACGGTCGGCTGCGCGGCGAGGAGAAGGACGCTGTCATGGCCGACTTCTCCCGTGGTGGCATCGACGTGCTCGTGGCCACCACGGTCATCGAGGTCGGCGTCGACGTCCCCAACGCCACGGTCATGCTGGTGCGCGAGTCCGAGCTATTCGGGGTCAGCCAGCTCCACCAGCTCCGCGGGCGGGTGGGCCGCGGCGGGCACGAGTCCCTCTGCCTCTTCCACACTCTCGCCCTGCCCGGCTCGACCTCCTTCGACAGGGTCAGCGCCGTGGCCGCGACCTCCGACGGCTTCGAGCTGGCCAACCTCGACCTCGCCCAGCGCCAGGAGGGTGACGTCCTGGGCACGTCCCAGTCGGGAACGGCACGCACGGTCAAGCTGCTCAACCTGCTGGAGGACTACCCGGTGATCGAACGGGCCAACGAGGACGCCGCCCTCATGGTCGGGCGCGACCGGGCCCGGGCCGAGCGGTTGGTGGCCGACATCGAGGAGCAGGCGAGGCAGTACCTGGAGAAGAACTGA